In Pseudobacter ginsenosidimutans, the following are encoded in one genomic region:
- a CDS encoding SusC/RagA family TonB-linked outer membrane protein — translation MKVEIRGRNSINPNFPSDPLYVIDGIPQTIMDLNNRKVEYMEPTMISSGLNQSDVYGLGGLSILFGLNPADIESIDVLQDAGATAVYGSRGANGVILITTRRGKGGGTRVTFGVSQGLTYVTKYYDMLNIKDYLQLRREAFANDGKTPSKIPGDPNYAPDLLLWDTTRNVNWQKYLYGNTGRYTRYNASLSGGNEMTNFRLSGGYSKTTDIKAVSGTNQSATFSFALDHKSANKKFTSQLTAMFVHSKTDAVLLSASYTLPPNAPDAMDSSGNLNYAAYEIAKVNFPFANLKKSNEGKNNQLQSSLDLGYLLFTGVSLVTSFKYTQSNNNSVSLVPIASKNPFSTTDQKGNNYTGNTRVSNFTVDPGITINKPVGNGAISARIGGTYQSNITQSLSINGSDYISDDLIGSLSNAPKTTTSERYGQYKYAGVYAMVNYDYAHKLFFDISARRDGSSRFGPGKQFGNFGAFGAAWIITEEEWARKAIPEFITLIKPSFNYGIVGTDGVGDYRYLSQWNSESNYTPLTNYNGLNPLVPQLQANQDFHWASSKQLSVNLLLDFWNRISVTANWWKNNTDNQLVQFPTGSFTGFDYVTANSPANVLNTGWALTLNATAIQRKDWRWQLNFQTSNSKNKLKSYPNLELSPYFTEYKIGASINDQYVYKFIGVNPQTGRFEFVDINKDGEVKTNSSVAPGTGDDDRYYTVNPIPDFQGSVRSTLRYKQVTLDLLFSCKRYWASTFLNGRIGLMQNISQYEFDHRWTTPGQITNVAKPTVSTLPSNQGDLQNSDGKFEKTNFIRLSSASIAYSIPPKTLKLAGLSSMTISLDANNLFLLTNFKGIDPELSWGGGSLPPSRTIALTLNCSF, via the coding sequence GTGAAGGTGGAGATCAGAGGGCGGAACAGTATCAACCCGAACTTCCCCTCCGATCCTCTGTACGTAATCGATGGTATTCCTCAAACCATCATGGACCTCAACAACAGGAAAGTGGAATATATGGAACCGACCATGATCTCATCGGGCCTCAATCAATCGGATGTGTACGGACTTGGAGGATTGAGCATTCTTTTCGGATTGAACCCTGCAGACATTGAGTCGATCGATGTATTGCAGGACGCAGGAGCAACGGCGGTTTACGGAAGCCGTGGCGCCAACGGTGTGATCCTCATCACCACAAGGAGAGGCAAGGGCGGTGGCACCCGAGTGACTTTTGGAGTTTCACAGGGGCTTACTTATGTAACGAAGTACTATGATATGCTGAACATCAAAGATTACCTTCAGTTGAGAAGAGAAGCTTTTGCCAATGACGGCAAAACTCCTTCCAAAATTCCAGGTGATCCCAACTATGCGCCGGACCTGCTGTTGTGGGACACTACCCGCAACGTTAACTGGCAGAAATATCTTTATGGCAATACCGGTCGTTATACCCGCTACAATGCAAGCCTTTCGGGTGGCAACGAGATGACCAATTTCAGGTTGAGCGGCGGCTATTCAAAGACCACCGATATCAAGGCTGTCAGCGGAACCAACCAGTCTGCCACTTTCTCGTTTGCACTCGATCACAAAAGCGCCAACAAGAAATTCACCAGCCAGCTTACCGCTATGTTTGTGCATTCCAAAACCGACGCTGTACTGCTGAGTGCCAGCTACACACTGCCTCCCAATGCACCGGATGCAATGGACAGCAGCGGTAATCTCAACTATGCTGCCTATGAAATAGCAAAAGTGAATTTCCCTTTTGCTAATCTGAAAAAATCGAATGAAGGAAAGAACAATCAATTGCAATCAAGCCTTGATCTGGGCTACCTGTTATTCACAGGAGTGAGCCTGGTTACCAGTTTCAAATACACACAGTCAAATAACAACTCTGTTTCCCTTGTTCCCATTGCTTCCAAAAATCCATTTTCCACTACTGATCAGAAAGGGAACAATTATACCGGTAACACCAGGGTCAGCAACTTTACGGTGGATCCTGGCATTACCATCAACAAGCCTGTGGGCAACGGAGCCATCAGTGCAAGGATCGGCGGTACCTATCAGAGCAATATCACGCAAAGCCTTTCCATCAATGGCAGTGATTACATTTCAGACGACCTGATCGGATCATTGTCCAATGCCCCCAAAACCACCACCAGCGAACGATACGGGCAATACAAATATGCAGGTGTGTACGCAATGGTGAATTACGATTATGCCCATAAACTGTTCTTCGATATCAGTGCAAGAAGAGATGGCAGCAGCCGCTTCGGGCCCGGTAAACAGTTCGGCAACTTTGGCGCATTCGGCGCCGCCTGGATCATCACGGAAGAAGAGTGGGCACGCAAAGCAATACCTGAATTCATTACGCTCATCAAACCCTCCTTTAACTACGGTATCGTAGGAACTGATGGTGTAGGAGATTACAGGTACCTGTCACAGTGGAACAGTGAATCCAATTACACGCCACTCACCAATTACAATGGCTTGAACCCGCTGGTGCCGCAACTCCAGGCCAACCAGGATTTTCACTGGGCCAGCAGCAAGCAACTGTCTGTGAACTTATTGCTTGATTTCTGGAACAGGATCTCAGTAACAGCCAACTGGTGGAAGAATAATACAGATAATCAACTGGTCCAGTTCCCTACAGGATCATTTACTGGTTTCGATTATGTAACAGCCAACTCTCCCGCCAATGTACTGAATACCGGATGGGCACTCACACTGAATGCTACCGCTATTCAAAGGAAAGACTGGAGATGGCAGTTGAATTTCCAGACCAGTAATTCCAAAAATAAACTCAAGAGCTATCCAAATCTGGAATTGAGCCCCTACTTTACAGAATACAAAATAGGCGCTTCCATCAACGATCAGTACGTGTACAAGTTTATTGGTGTGAACCCGCAGACCGGCAGATTCGAGTTTGTGGACATCAATAAGGATGGAGAAGTGAAAACCAATAGCAGTGTAGCGCCAGGTACCGGTGATGACGACAGGTATTATACTGTGAACCCCATTCCCGATTTCCAGGGAAGCGTAAGAAGCACGCTTCGGTACAAGCAGGTGACCCTCGATCTTTTGTTCAGCTGTAAACGTTACTGGGCTTCCACTTTCCTGAACGGCAGGATCGGGTTGATGCAGAATATCAGCCAGTATGAATTCGATCATCGCTGGACAACGCCCGGGCAGATCACCAATGTGGCCAAACCAACTGTCAGTACGCTTCCCAGCAATCAGGGAGATCTTCAGAACTCCGATGGTAAATTCGAGAAAACGAATTTTATCCGCCTCAGCTCTGCCTCCATCGCTTACAGCATACCACCGAAAACGCTGAAGCTGGCAGGATTGTCGTCCATGACCATCAGCCTGGATGCCAATAACCTTTTTCTGCTGACCAATTTCAAAGGCATCGATCCGGAATTGTCCTGGGGCGGTGGCTCATTGCCTCCCAGCAGAACCATCGCACTCACACTCAACTGTTCATTCTAA
- a CDS encoding STN domain-containing protein, which yields MQGSHQIYNGTLQRKARWRMVRMTAVLLLLGLIQAGAQVAAQTVTISANKMPLEKVCKEIEKQTGYYFVYAKDLEKSQAVSVQLKNEELKAALNKVFDNSNLTYELVGKVVSVNTRRKAAPAQPKNESFVDTITLKGAVITEKGPLENVSISSTLSKRSTLTDVKGNYVLKGVIPGEEIIFSYVGYTTYRAKARSRELVVALEVADNELDKVVVKAYGTTTKRFTTGTIATVSGKDIENVPVQNPLLALTGRVPGIVITP from the coding sequence ATGCAAGGCTCACACCAAATCTATAACGGGACACTGCAACGCAAGGCCCGTTGGCGCATGGTCAGGATGACTGCTGTTCTTTTACTGCTGGGTCTTATTCAGGCAGGTGCACAGGTAGCAGCTCAGACAGTAACCATTTCAGCCAATAAAATGCCGCTGGAAAAGGTCTGTAAAGAAATTGAAAAGCAAACCGGCTACTATTTCGTGTATGCCAAAGACCTGGAAAAATCGCAGGCGGTTTCTGTACAGTTGAAGAATGAAGAGCTAAAAGCAGCACTGAACAAAGTATTTGATAATTCCAATCTTACATACGAACTGGTTGGAAAAGTAGTGAGCGTGAATACCCGCAGGAAAGCTGCGCCTGCTCAGCCAAAGAACGAATCGTTTGTTGATACCATCACCCTCAAAGGTGCTGTAATTACGGAAAAAGGACCACTGGAAAATGTTTCCATCAGCTCTACCCTATCAAAGCGCTCAACCCTCACGGATGTGAAAGGCAATTATGTTCTCAAAGGAGTGATCCCTGGTGAAGAGATCATATTCTCCTATGTTGGATATACGACTTACAGGGCAAAAGCAAGGAGCAGGGAACTGGTGGTTGCCCTGGAGGTAGCGGATAACGAACTGGACAAAGTAGTGGTAAAAGCATATGGAACTACAACCAAGAGATTTACCACTGGAACCATCGCTACTGTTTCCGGTAAGGACATCGAGAATGTGCCGGTACAAAACCCATTGCTGGCCCTGACCGGTCGTGTACCCGGCATCGTTATTACCCCCTGA
- a CDS encoding FecR family protein, producing the protein MAMHDQDSIQKMQELAALFFQKLQGTIQPEGEQQLEAWLLPQTEENRKFYQSLTDQASIESALRSFYSVNEDAALKDMLTRIQQGSHETSTPEIITEIPVRKTWYRYAAAAAIGILIVGIAATFWLTSRTGDDQTDTSRTAHYNSEALPGSDKAILQLEDGRSILLDTASGELAKQGETHIRKNEEGVLSYDPGNTGADTAMVYNKIITPRGGQYQVTLPDGSKVWLNAASSLRFPVAFKGRERVVELSGEAYFEVAQNANRPFKVNVGGKEEPMQVEVLGTGFNIQAYADEPVRAATLVNGKVRVNNGNAHVILQPGQQARLKELSLTTASADLEEVLAWKNGIFYLQDVNIQNIMRQLSRWYDVEVVYEGNITQQFVGKIPRTMNLSDVLKVLESTGWVHFKFEGKTVTVSPD; encoded by the coding sequence ATGGCAATGCACGATCAGGATTCCATTCAAAAAATGCAGGAGCTGGCAGCTCTCTTCTTTCAGAAACTGCAGGGCACCATTCAACCCGAAGGTGAACAGCAACTGGAAGCATGGCTGCTGCCTCAAACAGAGGAGAACAGGAAATTCTATCAAAGCCTGACAGATCAGGCTTCTATTGAATCTGCGCTTCGTTCTTTCTACTCTGTCAACGAGGACGCTGCATTGAAGGATATGCTGACCAGGATCCAACAGGGTAGCCATGAAACAAGTACTCCGGAAATTATAACGGAAATACCTGTACGCAAAACCTGGTACCGCTATGCTGCTGCTGCGGCCATCGGGATCCTGATCGTGGGCATTGCTGCAACATTCTGGCTGACCAGCCGTACCGGTGATGACCAGACTGACACTTCCCGTACAGCGCATTACAACAGTGAGGCGCTGCCCGGGAGTGACAAAGCCATCCTGCAACTGGAAGACGGGCGCTCTATTTTGCTGGACACAGCTTCAGGTGAGCTGGCAAAACAAGGCGAAACCCATATCCGGAAAAATGAGGAGGGAGTGCTCAGTTATGATCCGGGGAATACAGGAGCCGATACTGCAATGGTATATAACAAGATCATCACACCCCGCGGAGGACAATACCAGGTTACATTGCCGGATGGTAGTAAAGTATGGCTGAATGCAGCATCCAGCCTCCGTTTTCCTGTAGCATTCAAAGGCAGGGAAAGGGTAGTGGAGCTCAGCGGTGAAGCATATTTTGAAGTAGCACAGAATGCAAACAGGCCATTCAAAGTGAATGTTGGCGGTAAGGAAGAGCCCATGCAGGTGGAAGTATTGGGTACGGGATTCAATATCCAGGCCTATGCTGACGAACCTGTAAGAGCCGCTACGCTTGTGAATGGAAAAGTAAGAGTTAATAACGGAAATGCGCATGTGATCCTGCAACCGGGGCAGCAGGCAAGGTTGAAGGAGCTAAGCCTTACAACAGCCAGCGCAGACCTGGAGGAAGTGCTGGCCTGGAAGAATGGCATTTTCTATTTACAGGATGTGAATATCCAAAACATCATGCGCCAGCTTTCACGCTGGTACGATGTGGAAGTGGTGTATGAAGGAAATATCACACAACAATTTGTGGGTAAGATCCCCCGCACCATGAATTTATCAGATGTATTGAAAGTATTGGAATCCACAGGGTGGGTCCATTTCAAGTTTGAAGGGAAAACAGTCACAGTATCTCCCGATTGA
- a CDS encoding zinc-dependent metalloprotease, which produces MKKYFYLPLCVLAGSCAWFKGGTKDAAVSKKNAPASATVVAPKPPAVPPSKNGVKPLDQVVKNLPVQKGLFNVYSSKELDSVFFEIGDTLMGRDIMVINRVNRGPGGINLYAGEELEENTIYFEKAQNDNIRIRFRQVIADADSNQVIAKAVKLSNLDPVAGTFPIKAYGKDSASYVIDMSKFLKDGQSFVQKVAKGVNSNLLDIRRDQELMQIKVFPMNVELLSSHNTLLKEDKATGRPDQAPATLEMKTSFIALPKVPMQRRIMDPRIGYFANYSYVFGDKQQKSETQRFIVRWRLEPKSEDMARYKSGQLVEPAKPIVFYIDPNTPKQWRKYLILGVNDWSKAFEKAGFKNAIVGKEWPENDTTMDMDDARYSFIRYFPSEIPNAYGPNVNDPRSGEIIQSHIGWYHNVMSLVHDWYMVQAAPNDPEARKMQFDEELMGQLIRFVSSHEVGHTLGLRHNHISSSQTPVESLRDINYLKQHGHTASIMDYARFNYVAQPEDNIPQELLFPRIGEYDDWAIEWGYKYTGKTASDEKKELYDLTTQKLNANSRLLFGSYETGSHDPRSQSEDLGDNPAKANAYGIRNLKRVIEGLPEWTKTDDGFNRDLAQMYNQTANQYFRYVGHVIKFMGGTTTTIRTDNDAKPVVAPVAKDKQVDAMNFLVDEVLTTPTWLLSDKITDRTMGTGGPYANFVEDIQMRVINTLLDAPVIQNVVNNEKRFGNVKTLGTDQYLTMLRNNVWKELKQPSVKIDGYRRAIQKAYVGALSFNLANTTSSANPGEPNPYIETDSYSISVAELKSLLPIVKQAINKASDALTKAHLVDLELKLAKSANEK; this is translated from the coding sequence ATGAAGAAATATTTTTATCTGCCGCTCTGTGTGCTGGCAGGTTCCTGCGCCTGGTTCAAAGGTGGAACCAAAGACGCAGCAGTCAGCAAGAAAAATGCTCCAGCATCCGCTACCGTTGTTGCTCCCAAACCACCGGCAGTGCCTCCTTCCAAGAATGGCGTGAAACCATTAGACCAGGTAGTAAAAAATCTCCCAGTACAAAAAGGTCTCTTCAATGTATACAGTTCCAAAGAACTCGACAGTGTTTTCTTTGAGATAGGCGATACACTAATGGGAAGAGATATTATGGTGATCAACCGGGTGAACCGTGGACCTGGAGGCATCAATCTCTATGCCGGCGAAGAACTGGAAGAGAACACCATTTATTTTGAAAAAGCACAAAACGATAATATCAGGATCCGCTTCAGGCAGGTAATCGCCGATGCAGACAGCAACCAGGTGATCGCAAAAGCTGTTAAGCTATCCAATCTTGATCCGGTGGCTGGTACATTTCCCATCAAGGCTTATGGCAAAGACTCCGCCAGTTATGTGATTGATATGAGCAAATTCCTGAAAGACGGACAAAGCTTTGTTCAGAAAGTTGCGAAGGGCGTTAATTCAAACCTGCTGGATATTCGCAGGGACCAGGAACTGATGCAGATCAAAGTGTTTCCCATGAACGTGGAACTGCTTTCAAGTCACAATACTCTGCTCAAGGAAGACAAGGCCACAGGAAGGCCCGATCAGGCGCCGGCCACTCTTGAAATGAAGACCAGCTTCATTGCGCTTCCCAAAGTACCTATGCAGCGTCGCATCATGGACCCGCGCATCGGATATTTTGCCAACTACTCTTATGTGTTCGGAGATAAACAACAAAAATCGGAAACACAACGCTTCATTGTAAGATGGAGACTGGAGCCGAAATCTGAAGACATGGCCCGCTACAAAAGCGGACAACTGGTAGAACCGGCAAAACCCATCGTGTTCTACATCGATCCCAATACTCCCAAACAATGGAGAAAATACCTGATCCTCGGTGTGAATGATTGGTCCAAAGCTTTCGAGAAAGCTGGATTCAAAAACGCCATCGTAGGAAAAGAATGGCCGGAGAATGATACTACTATGGATATGGACGATGCACGTTATTCCTTTATCCGTTATTTCCCTTCTGAAATTCCCAATGCTTATGGTCCTAACGTGAATGATCCACGCAGTGGCGAAATCATTCAAAGCCATATTGGCTGGTATCATAACGTGATGAGCCTGGTGCACGACTGGTACATGGTACAGGCAGCTCCCAATGATCCTGAAGCGCGTAAGATGCAATTCGATGAAGAGCTGATGGGACAACTGATCCGCTTTGTATCCAGCCATGAAGTAGGCCACACACTGGGCCTAAGGCATAACCATATCAGCAGCAGCCAGACACCTGTTGAAAGTCTCCGTGATATCAATTACCTGAAACAACATGGCCATACCGCCAGTATCATGGACTATGCACGATTCAACTATGTAGCGCAACCTGAAGACAATATCCCGCAGGAACTGCTCTTCCCAAGGATCGGCGAGTATGATGACTGGGCTATCGAATGGGGATACAAGTACACCGGTAAAACTGCCAGTGATGAAAAGAAGGAACTCTACGATCTTACCACCCAAAAGCTCAATGCCAATTCACGACTGCTTTTCGGCAGCTATGAAACAGGCAGTCATGATCCGCGCAGCCAGTCTGAAGACCTCGGCGATAACCCCGCCAAAGCAAATGCTTATGGGATCAGGAATCTGAAACGCGTAATTGAAGGTCTGCCTGAATGGACAAAAACCGATGATGGTTTCAACAGGGACCTTGCGCAGATGTACAATCAAACAGCCAACCAGTACTTCAGGTATGTAGGCCATGTGATCAAATTCATGGGAGGAACTACCACTACCATCCGTACAGACAATGATGCAAAACCTGTAGTGGCGCCTGTAGCCAAAGATAAACAGGTAGATGCCATGAACTTCCTGGTGGATGAAGTGCTTACCACACCTACCTGGTTGCTCTCAGACAAGATCACTGACAGGACGATGGGTACCGGTGGCCCCTATGCGAATTTTGTGGAAGATATACAAATGCGTGTGATCAATACCCTTCTGGATGCACCAGTTATCCAAAATGTGGTGAACAATGAAAAACGTTTCGGGAATGTAAAGACCCTGGGAACTGATCAATACCTGACCATGCTGCGCAACAATGTCTGGAAAGAATTGAAACAGCCTTCCGTAAAGATCGATGGCTATCGCCGCGCGATCCAGAAAGCCTATGTGGGAGCGTTGTCGTTCAATCTGGCCAATACCACCAGCTCAGCAAATCCGGGAGAGCCGAACCCATATATTGAGACCGACTCTTATTCTATTTCTGTTGCAGAGTTGAAATCCCTGTTGCCAATAGTAAAGCAGGCAATCAATAAAGCAAGTGATGCTTTAACAAAAGCACACCTGGTAGACCTGGAACTGAAACTGGCCAAATCAGCAAACGAAAAATAA
- a CDS encoding S41 family peptidase, whose translation MAAVFILAGTLASCGGGPAAPPERKKFPMFTDNGQAADIPLFSLATPDAKSGLPFATGSVDLSTDGGASSYYSLSLPDPNYDSLALSLVNNYKPLALSFLSQWAKQSNGKGFIIDLRSNAINGNRQDYSVEFAGNTVPVVLLWDNRSASRAETFLNSAQQISGFSISAKKKANNNSCF comes from the coding sequence ATGGCTGCAGTGTTTATACTTGCAGGAACGCTGGCATCCTGTGGTGGAGGCCCGGCGGCGCCACCGGAACGAAAAAAGTTCCCTATGTTCACAGACAATGGTCAGGCTGCGGATATTCCGTTGTTTTCCCTGGCCACTCCTGATGCCAAATCAGGGCTGCCATTTGCAACAGGTTCAGTAGATTTGTCAACTGATGGAGGGGCCAGTTCCTACTACTCCCTTTCTTTACCTGACCCGAATTATGATTCTCTGGCGCTCAGCCTGGTAAACAACTACAAACCGTTAGCCTTGTCTTTTTTGAGCCAATGGGCCAAACAGAGTAATGGCAAGGGTTTCATCATCGATCTGCGCAGTAATGCGATCAATGGGAACCGCCAGGATTATTCTGTTGAGTTTGCTGGCAACACAGTGCCTGTTGTATTGCTGTGGGACAATCGTTCTGCTTCAAGGGCTGAAACCTTTCTGAACAGCGCGCAACAGATCTCCGGATTCAGCATCAGCGCTAAAAAGAAAGCTAACAACAATAGCTGTTTTTGA
- a CDS encoding RNA polymerase sigma-70 factor: MTDINDFDDNLIPAFRQGDQQAFTVFFRQYYRPLCFFAEQLLGSMSDAEDIVKDSYLKLWNKRTAFDQPQSIKSFLYTATRNASLNHLRHQKVKNNFQKEMHYLDDQKGDELVLQQMIRSELMRSIYQEIEKLPEKRQQVFRMIYFDGLKNEEIAEKLGISVFTVKEHKAKALAQLRMKFSDEQLMVFFIICGAAAFNI, encoded by the coding sequence ATGACAGACATCAATGATTTTGACGACAACCTCATTCCTGCATTCCGGCAAGGAGATCAGCAGGCCTTTACTGTATTCTTCAGACAGTATTACAGGCCTCTCTGTTTTTTTGCCGAACAACTGTTAGGATCCATGAGTGATGCCGAAGACATCGTGAAAGACAGTTATCTCAAACTCTGGAACAAACGCACAGCCTTCGATCAGCCGCAAAGCATCAAAAGCTTTCTCTACACAGCAACCCGGAATGCTTCGCTTAACCATCTCCGTCACCAGAAGGTGAAAAACAATTTTCAGAAAGAGATGCATTACCTCGATGATCAGAAAGGAGATGAACTTGTATTGCAACAAATGATCCGCTCCGAACTGATGCGCTCCATTTACCAGGAGATCGAAAAACTGCCGGAGAAAAGGCAGCAGGTTTTCAGAATGATCTATTTTGATGGTTTGAAAAATGAAGAGATCGCCGAAAAGCTCGGCATCTCCGTTTTTACTGTGAAAGAACATAAAGCGAAAGCCCTCGCTCAACTGCGGATGAAATTCTCGGACGAACAACTGATGGTCTTCTTCATCATCTGCGGAGCTGCTGCCTTCAATATTTAG